The Bdellovibrionales bacterium genome contains the following window.
GCACCGAGAAACGGACAGAACTTTGCTGTAGCATTATTAGTTTTCCTTTAGAGCTGAGACGACTTTTGCAAACAAAAAAAAGCGGCCCTAGAAGCCGCTTTTAAGGATGAGAGACTCCCTTAGCGAAGGAGACTCTTATGAGAAGAAAACCAAACATGATTTCTTTTCGGCTATTTGATAAAAAACTGCAGGTCCTGCTTTTAATGTTGTTATTACTGCTAAGCTGCTGCAGTTAGGTTTAGATGGATCCCCGATGGGCTTAGTTTAGAACTATAGTCCTGGTGAGTGGGCAACCAGGCTCTAAACTTGGAGTGCGATGCAAGGACGAAGCTTCTGGGGCCACCTCTTATTCGCGGCCTAAACGAATCTCCGCCAGTTCGCAGTAAGTTCCGAGGCGCAGACTAGGTCCCCAGTAACCTGTGCCTTGATTCACATAGAGTTGCAAATTCTGAATGTGGTAAAGACCCTTGCCGTATTTTTGAAAGAATCCAATCAGTAAATTCCATGGAAAGAACTGACCGCCATGGGTATGACCTGAAAGTTGTAACTGAATTCCCAGCGGAGCTGCTTGATCAGCCAGCGTCGGTTGATGCGAGAGCAGAATTTTAAACGCCGAAGGGTGCAAGGCTCGCGCGAGCTTTTCAAAATCAGGGCCTTCGAGCTGAAAGCCGTGGGCTGCGGGATCTGGAATGCCGCAGATTTGGAGCTCGGCATTTCCAAACTGCAGACTGCGAGCTTCGTTCAGCAAAACATTGAATCCAATATTGCGGAAGGCACCGATGGTTTGCGTACCTTGCCAGTAGTACTCGTGATTGCCAGGCACATAGAAGCTGCCATGCTTGCTCGGAATGTCTTTAAGCAAAGCGATGTCGGCTGCATAACGTGCCGGGATGTCATCGAGGATGTCGCCGGTAAAGACAACGAGATCTGCAGGGTTCTTCTTTGACAGCGCAACAAGCTTTTCGACGAAGCGAGTGGGGAGGCTGCGACTAATGTGCAAGTCGGTGATATGGAGAATGCGTAGACCTTCCAGCTCTTTTGGCAGGTCTTTGAATTTCAGATCTACTTTGAGTAGGCGAGGCCCTGCGCGCACAACGAGAGTGCCAAGTAAAATACAGAGAAACGGAATAGCCAGCATGACACCCATGGCGTTTGCGTCGTAGAGAGAATCCGTGCTGAAACCCACCGGTACGTAGTTCAACACGAACGCAGCAAGATCGCGTAAAATGATGAACACCATCAGGAAGTTCACATAGCCAATGCAAATATGTGTCAGCCTAAAAAACGTATCATGCCATGGCTTGTGGTCATTGCGATCTTGAGCCCAAAAGTAAAGCGGCAGCGCCAAAACAGCGCCAAAGACGAGAGCAAGAAAAAGCAGAACCGCTGCGTTCGCCAAAAAAGGCAAATCCGCAAAGCGAGTCAGCTGATGGGCCGAGTAAAAGAACAATCCAGAAAACAGAATGAGAACAATCGCGCGAAATAAGCCCATGAGAAGTCCTTAAACGAGAATTTTTCTTGGCCAGTGTTTCTGTTTTTCTTCAAGTTTAATAAAGCTCGCCGAAGCCGCCGTATCATTGGCTTTGTCAAAATCCGGCACGGTGAAGCCGTGCACGCGGTTCAAAACTTCGTAGTCGTCTGAAAGCTGCGTGGCAAAAATACCCGGATCATCTGAGTTGATGGTCACTTGAATCCCGGCATTGATAAGCGCGCGGATTGGATGCTCTTCATAAGTTTTAAAAGCCTGAGTCAGCCAGTTGCTAATCGGGCAGACCTCTAATGGAATGCGCTTAGAGCGGACGAACTCAAGAATCTCTGGATTTTTGATAATCTGAATCCCATGACCGATGCGCTCAGCCCCGAGAATTTCGATCGAGTCCTTCACCCATTGCGGGGCCACAGGATCGTTGGCTTCGCCGGAGTGAATGGTCGCGTGCAATCCGGCTTTACGCGCTTTTGCAAAGAGCGGCGCGAAAGGTTTTGGGTCAAAGCCCTCTTCGTTATCGGCGAGGTCTAGCGCTAAGAAAGAATCCTTATGCTCGATGGCGAAATTGCAAACAGCTTCGGCTTCCGCCAGAGGTTTAATTCTCTGCATGATGCAAATCAGCCCCACAGCCATAGGGAAGTTCTTCTTCGCCATCTCGACGCCTTTGTGGAAAGCTCTGTGGATTTTCTCATAAGTCAGTGCGCTATGCCCATCGGCAATAAAGCCCGGTGCATAACGGAGTTCGAGAATGCGAATTCCGTCGTTGTAAGCGTCTTCGCAGGCTTCATAGGCTAAGCGCGTAAGTACTTCTTCCGAATGGAGAATCTTCTGCGCTCGTAAGAATTTGTTTAATACTGCACCGAGATCTTTCATCTGTCCCGTTACAAGGAGCATTTCTCTTTGAGCAGAGTAATCTTTTGGAAGGTCGATGCCGACGTGGGGTGCAAGTTCCACCATCGTGCTCCAACGCATTGAGCAGTCGAGGTGGCGGTGCAAATCGACCTTAGGGAGAGCTCGCAAATCATGGGAATAAAGTTTTGTTGAATTCATGATTATTAAGCTATCACTCCTGCCCCGTCCTAAGCATCTCTTTTTGTTGACGCAAATATGAGTTCTATCAGAGTATATCGCCTATGACAGAACCAATGAAAATTCCGACGAAGCTTGCTGGAAATCCAACTCAAGAACCTCTCTTCAAAACTTACATTAGTGTTAACGACGGTAAGAAGATTCCGGCAGTCGACCCGCGAGCGACCCGCGCTTTGATTTCTTTGATGGATATGAATGCAGTGCTTGGTGGAGCCGCTTCGCACTACGGCGGCCCTGCAGCGATGGCTGAATTGATGTCAGCACTTCACGCTCTTGTTTTCCAGGAGGCGAAATCTTCAGGTAAACAATGGCATGAGCTCTACAACTTGGTGAACGACGCCGGCCACTGCGAAAATGGTTTGTACGCACTCAAAGCAAACTATGGCATGGCAGGTTTGAATATTAATTCTTTGAAAAAATTCCGCTCGATCGAAAGCCCGCTGACAGGCCATGGTGAAGTTCATTGCTTCCCACAGGGCGTGTTTATCAGCAACGGTCCTTTGGGTTCTGCGTTCCCGCAAACTCAAGGGGTGGCGATCGGCGATGCTTTGGCAGGCCGCAATCGCGTGACTGTGACTGTGGTTTCTGACGGCGCCAGCATGGAAGGCGAGGCGAAGGAGTCTTTCGCAGCCATTCCGGGTTTGGCAAAAACAGGTAAGGTTGCTCCTTACGTGATGATTATTAGTGATAACAACACGAAGCTCACAGGCCGTATTGATACGGAGAGCTTCTCGATGGTTCCGACGTTTGAATCATTGACGACTTTGGGTTGGAACGTGATCGTGCTTGAAAAAGCTCACGATCTTCAAGCGTGCTACGACACGTTGGTGAAGGCGATTGATCTTGCTCGTAAAAATCCAAAACAACCGGTGGCAATTCATGCAAAAACGATCAAAGGCATTGGCACCAAGAAAACGGCTGAGTCCGCAAGTGGTGGTCATGGTTTCCCACTGAAGAGCCCGACGGAATTGCCGGCGTTTTTGAGTGAAATCTACAATGGCGAAACTTATCCGACAGAATTTACAGCTTGGATTGAAGAGCTCAATAAACTGGAAGCTCACATCAAGGCGACGGCGGCTAAAGACACCGGCGAAAAAATCCAGAATGGTGTGGCGAGCGCCTTGATCCGTGCCCGCAAAGAAAACATGCCAGTGGTTTCTGTAACTTCTGATTTGCCGGGTTCAACAGGTGTGGCTTCTTTCCGTAAGGAGTTCCCAGCAGATTCTATCGACGTCGGTGTTGCGGAAAGTAACATGGTTTCAACGGCGGCCGGTCTTTCAAAAGTCGGTTATATTCCGGTGGTTGATACTTTTGCTCAATTCGGGGTTACTAAGGGCGCATTGCCTTTCATCATGAGCTCTTTGTCTGAAGCTCCGGTGATTGCGATCTTCTCGCACACGGGCTTCCAAGATGCGGCGGACGGTGCTTCTCACCAAAGCTTGAGCTACATGGCGATGCTGGCTTCAATCCCACATGTTGAAACGTATGCTTTGACTTGCAGTGAAGAGGCCGACGCTTTGGTTTACCAAGCGATCCGCAAAACGGCGGATGCGCGTCGTCAGGGTAAAGTGCCGCCTTCTTATGTGTTCTTCTTGGGGCGTGAGAACTTCCCTAAGTCTTATGCGGCCGGTTTGAAGTATGAGCTTGGCCGTGGCCAAGTTATTTTCGATAACACCGATAAATTCCCGAATGCGGTGACTCTGATTGCCGCGGGTTCGATGGTTCCTGAGACGTTAAAGGCGACTCAAGAGTTAGTGAATCATAAAATCGGCGCGGTGGTTTTGAATCCATCATGCTTGAATCATCTTGATTTGGCACTGATCGAGGAATGTCTCGAGAAAACTGACAACAAGTTTGTGACTATTGAGGATCACCAGTTGATCGGTGGCTTGGGCCAAATGGTTTGTCATGCTCTGGCAGAAGAGGGGATGACCTTCAAGTGTCATACTCTGGGTGTGCGTGGTGAATTCGGTCAAAGTGCCTACACGGCGTTGGACCTTTACAAGAAACACGGCATCGATAGCGAATCTATTGCAGACAGTGCCGTCGAACTTTTCGATTAGTTCTTAATAAAAAAGGAAGATCCTTTTGGGATCTTCCTTTTACTTTTTCAGTCTAGAAACTAAAACTAAGCAGCTTCTTGAGTGATATTAGACATACCAGTCAATTGCTCGTGTGAGAATGCGGATACGATATCCACCAAGATAATAACACGGTTGTCGACCTTACCCATGCCGCGAACGAAAGACATTGTGTGTTCGTTGCCGAGCACTGGCGATGGCTCGATTTGGCCGTCGTTCAAGTCCACAACTTCTTTGACAGAGTCTACGATCATGCCCACCTGACCGATTTCTGTATCAAGAACGATGATGCAAGTGTCACGAGTATGTTCTTGCGCTTCCATTCCGAATTTCACACGAAGGTTTACAACCGGAATGATTTTACCGCGAAGATTCATGACGCCTTTAACGTACTCAGGGGTCCGTGGAACCGGAGTAATCTCAACCACACGGTTGATCTCACGAACTGTTTCTATTGGTACGCCATATTGTTCATTTTTCAATTGGAAGGTCAGGTACTGGCCTGCTTTAGCTTTCTTATTCATTTCACTCATGGTCTTGCGCCTTTCATATAATCTCTCAATGCACCCCTATCTTTTCGATGGATTGAGCCGCGTACTTGAGCGATTTCCTGATGTTTTTCTGTTAAAATAATCCCATTCTCAGAATGAGACACTCCAATTAAACAAGCGAACAGTGAGTCTTGGAAAACGCTCAGATGTAAGGAAATCTTGACAAGTTTAGGTCCCCCAGACCAAGGGACATTTTCAGTCTTTTCAAGAAGTTGGACGGTAAGTTTCAGTCCAAAAGAACCGATACAAAACATGAGATTTTTAAGTACAGGAGTCACTACATGAGTGAAGACAATAATTTTTTTGCTGAACTTCAAATGGAGTTTTTGAATGAGTCAGCATTCCTTCTCGAGTCCTACGAAGAGTCTATGATGAGCCTCGAGACAGGCGCCAAGCCTTCAGAAGATCTTTCGCAAATTTTCCGCGTCGCTCACTCGGTAAAGGGTGGTGCCGCTGCTGTCGGACTGCAGGATCTCGGCAAGTTCGCCCATGTGATGGAAGACCTCCTTTCTGCTTTGCGCGCGAATCCTGATCTTGTGAATTCAAATTTGATTTCACTTTTACTTCGTTCAGGCGACGAGTTAAAAAAACGCATCTCTTCACTGCAAAAAGGTGAAGACACTCCGTGGGACCCTTCTGAGTTGAAGCAACAACTGATCGTTGCGCTAGAAGAAACAACGGGTGCAAAGATGGCTCATCATGATGGTCCTGCAGCTCCAGCTGCTGACGAAGTGAAGCTCGAAGTTCCAGATGATTTCTTCGCGGCAGCGACTCCAGCTCCGGCGGAGCCTGCTGGTGATGTAGCAAATCTTGATTTGATGGCTGAACTCTTAGCACAGATGAGTCCCGAGGCCCGTGCAGCGTATGAACAAGAGGAGGCGGCGAAAGCAGCTCCTGCTCCTGTTGCAGCACCTGCACTGAAAGTGGCTGCCCCTGAGCCAGCTCCGACTCCGGCGGCGAAGCCAACGACACCTGCAGCAGCAGCTAGTGGCGGTAATGGCGGTGGCGCTGCAAAATCCGGCACACCAATGAAGCAACAAAATGCGGTGATCAAAGTGGATACGGGTCGTGTGGACTCGGTATTGGATGCCGTGGGTGAGCTCGTCGTTCTTAAGAATCAGATCGTCCATGATGAGTATATTAAGGCAGGCGGTAACGTTCGCCTTGAAGCGATCGTGGACCAATTAGATAAAGCGGTTCGTGAGCTTTATGAAAAAACTCTCAGCATTCGTATGACTCCGCTGAAGTCTTTGTTCGTCAAGATCCAGCGTATCGTGCGTGACGTGTCTTTGACATTAAATAAGCCAGTTGATCTGCAACTCATCGGTGAAGAGACCGAGGTTGAAAGAACGGTTTTTGAACTTTTGAACGATCCATTGGTTCACTTAGTGCGAAATGCGATGGACCATGGAGTTGAAAATGGCGACCTCCGTAAGGAGCGCAACAAACCTGCGACGGCGAAGGTCACAGTTTCTGCAAAACAGTCGGGTGGTAACGTTCTTATTGAAATCGTCGATGACGGTGGCGGTATTAACCGTGAGAAAGTCCTCAAAAAAGCTATCGAGAAAAACTTAGTTCCAGCGGGTGTAGACCCTCAGACAATGTCAGATGAATCGGTTTTCCAATTCATCTTTGCTGCGGGCTTCTCGACAGCAGACAAGGTCAGCGATCTTTCAGGTCGCGGCGTAGGTCTTGACGTTGTGAAATCAAACTTAGAAAAGATCAACGGTAAGATCAATATCTCTTCGAAATTGGGTCACGGAACAACGTTCCGTCTGACAATCCCACTGAGCACAGCAATTACTGACGGTATCGTGGTTGCATTGGATGGCGAAAGATACATTCTGCCGATTCACTCGATCCGCGAAATCGTGCGTGTGATGCCGAAGGATTACACCGAGATTCCAAGTGCCGGCAAAGTAGCTAAAGTTCGCGAGGTTCTGGTGCCTGTTATCAGCATCGAGAACACTCTTGGTCACATCGCTCGTGATTTGAATAATAAAAATCCTTCTTGGGGTCAGCGTAAGACGGAATCTCTCAGCTCACGTCGTGAAGAGACTATGCTCGTGATCATTGAATCTATTACTGGCCAGATGGCTTTGCCCGTGGACGATGTCCTCGGTCAGGCTCAAGTGGTCGTGAAGCCATTAACAACAGGAAACAACATTCCGGAAGTCGCAGGGGCTGCAATCCTCGGTGACGGCCGTACAGTCTTAATTTTGGATCCTTCTATGATCGTAGCGAAAGCTGCGCGTGGTGGAAAAGACTTCGATATTAAGGAGCAGGCTGCATGAGTGCTGCCAAGAAAATCGACCCTAAGGCGTTCACTCAAGGTATCTTTGATTACCAAGAGCTAGAGCTTTCGAATAAATGCTACGAGCATTTTGCACAGAAGATGTATGACATCGCTGGCGTGGATTTGCCATTTTCTCCAAAGAATCATGCGCTTCTTAGAAACCGTCTTATTAAAATCCTTCGTCGTCGCGGTATTGCCTCTTACGAAGAGTACTGGGATATGGTGAAGGACGGCTCTCAGGAAGTGATTTCAGAGTTCGTGTCGGCATTGACGACGAATATGACTTCTTTCTTCCGTGAGTCCGCGCACTTTGATTTCCTAACAAAGATTTTGCCAGAACAGTTCAGTAAGGCTGAACTTCGCATTTGGTGCTGCGCGAGCAGTACGGGCCAAGAGCCTTATACGATCTCCATGACTTGTCGTGAGAGTCTTCCGGATGTACAGCTTGCTCGGACAAAGATCCTTGCGACGGATATTGACCAGCAAGTTTTGAAAAAAGCGTCCATCGGAGTTTACGATGAGAAGGACTTGCAGGGTTTAAGCCCGACTCTTCGTCAGAAGTATTTTACGAGAGTCAAATCGACGGATAAAAAACATGTCGATGATTATTTCCAGGCAAACGATGATATTCATAAACTGATTCGCTTCGCTTATTTTAATTTGATGAATGAAACTTACGTTTTCCAGAATAAGTTTCATGTGATTTTCTGTCGTAACGTTTTGATCTACTTCGATGAAGAGACGACAAAAAAAGTCATTAACAACCTGACGTCTGTGCTTGCGCCGGGCGGTTACTTGATTTTGGGGCACTCTGAGTCAGGTAATGTAAAACACGCAGGTTTAAAACCGCTTTCCAGAGCTATTTACCAAAAGTTGTAGGTGATAAATGAGTAAAATACGCGTTCTCATCGTCGATGATTCTGCCGTCATTCGCCGCCTTTTGGAAAAGTTCCTGACCTCTTCGCCGGATATCGAAGTCGTCGGTTCTGCGGCGGATCCTTACATTGCTCGGGACAAACTGGTGCAGTTAAAACCAGACGT
Protein-coding sequences here:
- a CDS encoding metallophosphoesterase; protein product: MGLFRAIVLILFSGLFFYSAHQLTRFADLPFLANAAVLLFLALVFGAVLALPLYFWAQDRNDHKPWHDTFFRLTHICIGYVNFLMVFIILRDLAAFVLNYVPVGFSTDSLYDANAMGVMLAIPFLCILLGTLVVRAGPRLLKVDLKFKDLPKELEGLRILHITDLHISRSLPTRFVEKLVALSKKNPADLVVFTGDILDDIPARYAADIALLKDIPSKHGSFYVPGNHEYYWQGTQTIGAFRNIGFNVLLNEARSLQFGNAELQICGIPDPAAHGFQLEGPDFEKLARALHPSAFKILLSHQPTLADQAAPLGIQLQLSGHTHGGQFFPWNLLIGFFQKYGKGLYHIQNLQLYVNQGTGYWGPSLRLGTYCELAEIRLGRE
- the add gene encoding adenosine deaminase, with amino-acid sequence MNSTKLYSHDLRALPKVDLHRHLDCSMRWSTMVELAPHVGIDLPKDYSAQREMLLVTGQMKDLGAVLNKFLRAQKILHSEEVLTRLAYEACEDAYNDGIRILELRYAPGFIADGHSALTYEKIHRAFHKGVEMAKKNFPMAVGLICIMQRIKPLAEAEAVCNFAIEHKDSFLALDLADNEEGFDPKPFAPLFAKARKAGLHATIHSGEANDPVAPQWVKDSIEILGAERIGHGIQIIKNPEILEFVRSKRIPLEVCPISNWLTQAFKTYEEHPIRALINAGIQVTINSDDPGIFATQLSDDYEVLNRVHGFTVPDFDKANDTAASASFIKLEEKQKHWPRKILV
- a CDS encoding transketolase, which encodes MTEPMKIPTKLAGNPTQEPLFKTYISVNDGKKIPAVDPRATRALISLMDMNAVLGGAASHYGGPAAMAELMSALHALVFQEAKSSGKQWHELYNLVNDAGHCENGLYALKANYGMAGLNINSLKKFRSIESPLTGHGEVHCFPQGVFISNGPLGSAFPQTQGVAIGDALAGRNRVTVTVVSDGASMEGEAKESFAAIPGLAKTGKVAPYVMIISDNNTKLTGRIDTESFSMVPTFESLTTLGWNVIVLEKAHDLQACYDTLVKAIDLARKNPKQPVAIHAKTIKGIGTKKTAESASGGHGFPLKSPTELPAFLSEIYNGETYPTEFTAWIEELNKLEAHIKATAAKDTGEKIQNGVASALIRARKENMPVVSVTSDLPGSTGVASFRKEFPADSIDVGVAESNMVSTAAGLSKVGYIPVVDTFAQFGVTKGALPFIMSSLSEAPVIAIFSHTGFQDAADGASHQSLSYMAMLASIPHVETYALTCSEEADALVYQAIRKTADARRQGKVPPSYVFFLGRENFPKSYAAGLKYELGRGQVIFDNTDKFPNAVTLIAAGSMVPETLKATQELVNHKIGAVVLNPSCLNHLDLALIEECLEKTDNKFVTIEDHQLIGGLGQMVCHALAEEGMTFKCHTLGVRGEFGQSAYTALDLYKKHGIDSESIADSAVELFD
- a CDS encoding chemotaxis protein CheW; translated protein: MSEMNKKAKAGQYLTFQLKNEQYGVPIETVREINRVVEITPVPRTPEYVKGVMNLRGKIIPVVNLRVKFGMEAQEHTRDTCIIVLDTEIGQVGMIVDSVKEVVDLNDGQIEPSPVLGNEHTMSFVRGMGKVDNRVIILVDIVSAFSHEQLTGMSNITQEAA
- a CDS encoding chemotaxis protein CheA, which gives rise to MEFLNESAFLLESYEESMMSLETGAKPSEDLSQIFRVAHSVKGGAAAVGLQDLGKFAHVMEDLLSALRANPDLVNSNLISLLLRSGDELKKRISSLQKGEDTPWDPSELKQQLIVALEETTGAKMAHHDGPAAPAADEVKLEVPDDFFAAATPAPAEPAGDVANLDLMAELLAQMSPEARAAYEQEEAAKAAPAPVAAPALKVAAPEPAPTPAAKPTTPAAAASGGNGGGAAKSGTPMKQQNAVIKVDTGRVDSVLDAVGELVVLKNQIVHDEYIKAGGNVRLEAIVDQLDKAVRELYEKTLSIRMTPLKSLFVKIQRIVRDVSLTLNKPVDLQLIGEETEVERTVFELLNDPLVHLVRNAMDHGVENGDLRKERNKPATAKVTVSAKQSGGNVLIEIVDDGGGINREKVLKKAIEKNLVPAGVDPQTMSDESVFQFIFAAGFSTADKVSDLSGRGVGLDVVKSNLEKINGKINISSKLGHGTTFRLTIPLSTAITDGIVVALDGERYILPIHSIREIVRVMPKDYTEIPSAGKVAKVREVLVPVISIENTLGHIARDLNNKNPSWGQRKTESLSSRREETMLVIIESITGQMALPVDDVLGQAQVVVKPLTTGNNIPEVAGAAILGDGRTVLILDPSMIVAKAARGGKDFDIKEQAA
- a CDS encoding protein-glutamate O-methyltransferase CheR; translation: MSAAKKIDPKAFTQGIFDYQELELSNKCYEHFAQKMYDIAGVDLPFSPKNHALLRNRLIKILRRRGIASYEEYWDMVKDGSQEVISEFVSALTTNMTSFFRESAHFDFLTKILPEQFSKAELRIWCCASSTGQEPYTISMTCRESLPDVQLARTKILATDIDQQVLKKASIGVYDEKDLQGLSPTLRQKYFTRVKSTDKKHVDDYFQANDDIHKLIRFAYFNLMNETYVFQNKFHVIFCRNVLIYFDEETTKKVINNLTSVLAPGGYLILGHSESGNVKHAGLKPLSRAIYQKL